A genomic window from Halorubrum trapanicum includes:
- a CDS encoding winged helix-turn-helix domain-containing protein, producing MSRLLPSLPDATPEEREPRVVGVDDDEADDLIAALGSETARAILSTLHDRPATKSELADEVDTSLQNVQYHLSRLDEADLVDVVDTAYSEKGREMDVYAAADEPLVLFSGGSEESTGIKTALMRLLGGYGIIGLAAVAVQRLLAVGSLGGSRFTVRSGGDAGTATTAGGDGGATDGADGPTIESVPDQNTAAESADGAIELVGDPLAEYAVSLVEPGVVFFVGAAVVFTLAWAYWYRASN from the coding sequence ATGTCCCGGCTGTTGCCCTCCCTGCCGGACGCGACCCCCGAGGAGCGCGAGCCCCGGGTCGTCGGCGTCGACGACGACGAGGCCGACGACCTCATCGCCGCCCTCGGCTCCGAGACGGCGCGGGCCATCCTCTCGACGCTCCACGACCGCCCGGCGACGAAGTCCGAGCTCGCCGACGAGGTCGACACCTCGCTCCAGAACGTCCAGTACCACCTCTCGCGGCTCGACGAGGCCGACCTCGTCGACGTCGTCGACACCGCCTACTCCGAGAAGGGCCGGGAGATGGACGTGTACGCCGCCGCGGACGAACCGCTCGTGCTGTTCTCGGGCGGCTCCGAGGAGTCGACCGGGATCAAGACCGCGCTCATGCGGCTGCTCGGCGGGTACGGGATCATCGGCCTCGCGGCGGTCGCGGTCCAGCGCCTGCTCGCGGTCGGGTCGCTCGGCGGCTCGCGGTTCACCGTGCGCTCCGGCGGCGACGCGGGGACGGCCACCACGGCTGGCGGCGACGGGGGCGCGACGGACGGCGCCGACGGCCCCACGATAGAGAGCGTGCCGGACCAGAACACCGCCGCCGAGAGCGCGGACGGCGCGATCGAGCTCGTCGGCGACCCGCTCGCGGAGTACGCCGTCTCGCTCGTCGAGCCCGGCGTCGTCTTCTTCGTCGGCGCCGCGGTCGTGTTCACGCTCGCGTGGGCGTACTGGTACCGCGCGTCGAACTGA
- a CDS encoding bifunctional nuclease family protein, with amino-acid sequence MEHEAEVVGVGAGSAPSGDVPAVILSARGEYVPIFVSGDQARSIGLALEGEPFDRPLTHDLLVDILTEFGGAIDRVRVDDLHDGTFYAKVDAERYDDGEPEQFVFDARPSDALALAVRVDCPIVVTDEVIDEAGRSRDSLRFGDDDPSEDPPGER; translated from the coding sequence ATGGAACACGAAGCCGAGGTCGTCGGTGTCGGCGCGGGCTCGGCGCCGAGCGGCGACGTCCCGGCGGTGATCCTCTCCGCGCGCGGCGAGTACGTCCCGATATTCGTCAGCGGCGACCAGGCCCGCTCGATCGGACTGGCGCTGGAGGGCGAACCGTTCGACCGACCGCTCACGCACGATCTCCTCGTGGACATCCTCACGGAGTTCGGCGGCGCCATCGACCGCGTTCGGGTCGACGACCTCCACGACGGCACCTTCTACGCGAAGGTCGACGCCGAGCGCTACGACGACGGCGAGCCGGAGCAGTTCGTCTTCGACGCCCGCCCCTCGGACGCGCTCGCGCTCGCCGTGCGCGTCGACTGTCCGATCGTCGTGACCGACGAGGTGATTGACGAGGCGGGCCGCTCGCGGGACTCGCTCCGGTTCGGCGACGACGACCCTTCCGAGGACCCCCCTGGGGAGCGCTGA
- a CDS encoding acyl-CoA thioesterase yields MDETATLASSHTEMTEMLLPNDTNNLGRALGGAVLHWMDICGAIAGMRFSNRQVVTASMDHVDFIAPIEMGEVAIIEGYVFNTGRTSVDVKVDVRAENPRTDETRRTTTSYFTFVALDDDGRPTPVPGLACPTEDEEVLRDDAMDGREEQLRQVVGRYDL; encoded by the coding sequence ATGGACGAGACGGCCACGCTCGCCTCCTCGCACACCGAGATGACGGAGATGCTGCTCCCGAACGACACGAACAACCTCGGCCGCGCGCTCGGGGGCGCCGTGTTACACTGGATGGACATCTGCGGCGCCATCGCCGGCATGCGCTTCTCGAACCGACAGGTGGTCACCGCTTCGATGGACCACGTCGACTTCATCGCGCCCATCGAGATGGGCGAGGTCGCCATCATCGAGGGGTACGTGTTCAACACCGGCCGGACGAGCGTCGACGTGAAGGTCGACGTGCGCGCCGAGAACCCCCGAACGGACGAGACGCGCCGGACGACCACCTCCTACTTCACGTTCGTCGCGCTCGACGACGACGGCCGCCCGACGCCGGTCCCCGGCCTGGCGTGTCCGACCGAGGACGAGGAAGTCCTCCGCGACGACGCCATGGACGGCCGGGAGGAGCAGCTGCGGCAGGTCGTCGGCCGGTACGACCTCTGA
- a CDS encoding DUF123 domain-containing protein, with amino-acid sequence MSDAAGGSYTLVVALTDDTTVSAGALGEYRLSAGAYAYTGSALGAGGFSRVDRHRRTARGDNDTRHWHVDYLLGHPAARIDRVVRSVGVDVECAVAERLPPGPVDGFGASDCGCPSHLASGDQGERSGDANEALDALAERALAAHEAAAASSGDPDATVEVVAGSAE; translated from the coding sequence ATGAGCGACGCCGCGGGCGGCAGCTACACGCTCGTCGTCGCCCTGACGGACGACACGACGGTGTCGGCGGGCGCGCTCGGTGAGTACCGGCTGTCTGCCGGCGCGTACGCCTACACCGGGAGCGCGCTCGGGGCGGGCGGGTTCTCCCGGGTCGACAGGCACCGCCGGACCGCCCGCGGCGACAACGACACCCGGCACTGGCACGTCGACTACCTGCTCGGCCACCCGGCGGCGCGGATCGACCGCGTCGTCCGCAGCGTCGGCGTCGACGTCGAGTGCGCGGTCGCCGAGCGGCTGCCGCCGGGACCGGTCGACGGGTTCGGCGCCTCCGACTGCGGCTGTCCGAGTCATCTCGCGAGCGGGGATCAGGGCGAGCGCAGCGGCGACGCCAACGAGGCGCTCGACGCCCTCGCGGAGCGCGCGCTGGCGGCGCACGAGGCGGCGGCCGCGTCGTCGGGCGATCCGGACGCGACGGTCGAGGTCGTCGCGGGCTCGGCGGAGTAG
- a CDS encoding DUF393 domain-containing protein gives MPTDPDDADAPVLIFDGDCPYCSVAAVALRRLDGVVAVPWAADPVGPFLDAQFGSRPFAMVLVDPAERRVYAGRSAAEELADRAGTPGIVGGLVRDNYDRIADVVGTLSGRGRDPADFHDTYRLDDEANDLVGSLRAAADEAPAALS, from the coding sequence ATGCCTACCGACCCGGACGACGCGGACGCGCCGGTGTTGATCTTCGACGGCGACTGCCCGTACTGCTCGGTCGCGGCCGTCGCGCTCCGCCGGCTCGACGGCGTCGTCGCGGTCCCGTGGGCGGCCGACCCGGTCGGCCCGTTCCTCGACGCGCAGTTCGGCTCGCGCCCGTTCGCGATGGTGCTCGTCGACCCCGCCGAGCGCCGGGTGTACGCCGGGCGCTCGGCCGCCGAGGAGCTGGCCGACCGCGCGGGCACCCCCGGGATCGTCGGCGGGCTCGTCCGCGACAACTACGACCGCATCGCCGACGTCGTCGGGACGCTCTCCGGCCGCGGCCGCGACCCGGCGGACTTCCACGACACCTACCGCCTCGACGACGAGGCGAACGACCTGGTCGGCTCGCTCCGGGCGGCCGCCGACGAGGCGCCGGCCGCGCTGTCGTGA
- a CDS encoding metal ABC transporter permease — MAGNSAEEDGDRAGGGRGRRRTAELVGIGITGVVAVGMLGFLLLYWAQDLPVASELYAAFRSLGRAMDAAFGTNVFRHPIMWQSMSVGVLVGVVAPLVGSFLVHREMALIGETLAHTAFAGVALGILVTSSTGWNGSLLLVALAVGILGALAVQWLTERTEAYGDVPIAIMLSGSFAVGTLIISYGDGLTGVNVEGFLFGNLAVVTPEGARLMGALSLIVVAGVALTYKQLLFITFDEQAARVAQLNVTGYNTLLVVLTAVVVVGAMQVLGVILVAAMLVVPVAAASQVARSFRETMYLGVIFGQLSVLGGFAVSIGFGLPSGGSIVVTAIAVYLASVVGSGSSVTAVSAHG, encoded by the coding sequence ATGGCGGGGAACTCGGCCGAGGAGGACGGGGACCGCGCGGGCGGCGGGCGGGGGCGCCGCAGAACCGCGGAGCTCGTCGGAATCGGCATCACGGGCGTCGTCGCGGTCGGCATGCTCGGGTTCCTCCTGCTGTACTGGGCGCAGGATCTCCCGGTCGCGAGCGAGCTGTACGCCGCGTTCCGCTCGCTCGGCCGCGCGATGGACGCCGCGTTCGGCACGAACGTGTTCCGGCACCCGATCATGTGGCAGTCGATGTCGGTGGGCGTGCTCGTCGGGGTGGTCGCCCCGCTCGTCGGCTCGTTCCTCGTCCACCGCGAGATGGCGCTGATCGGCGAGACGCTCGCGCACACGGCGTTCGCCGGCGTCGCCCTCGGCATCCTCGTCACCTCCTCGACCGGGTGGAACGGGTCGCTGCTGCTCGTCGCGCTCGCGGTCGGCATCCTCGGCGCGCTCGCGGTCCAGTGGCTCACCGAGCGCACCGAGGCCTACGGCGACGTGCCGATCGCGATCATGCTCAGCGGGAGCTTCGCGGTCGGCACGCTGATCATCAGCTACGGCGACGGGCTCACCGGGGTCAACGTCGAGGGGTTCCTGTTCGGGAACCTCGCGGTGGTCACCCCGGAGGGCGCGCGGCTGATGGGCGCGCTCTCCCTGATCGTCGTCGCCGGCGTGGCGCTGACGTACAAGCAGCTCCTCTTCATCACCTTCGACGAGCAGGCCGCGCGGGTCGCGCAGCTGAACGTCACCGGCTACAACACCCTGCTCGTGGTGCTGACCGCGGTCGTCGTCGTCGGCGCGATGCAGGTGCTCGGCGTCATCCTCGTCGCCGCGATGCTCGTCGTCCCCGTCGCGGCCGCCTCGCAGGTCGCCCGGAGCTTCCGGGAGACGATGTACCTCGGCGTGATCTTCGGCCAGCTGTCGGTGCTCGGCGGCTTCGCGGTCTCGATCGGGTTCGGCCTCCCCTCCGGGGGGTCGATCGTCGTCACGGCCATCGCGGTGTACCTCGCGAGCGTCGTCGGCTCGGGCTCCTCCGTGACGGCCGTCTCGGCGCACGGGTGA
- a CDS encoding metal ABC transporter ATP-binding protein, which produces MSAIVDLDGVTFSYGDTVAVRDVSLTVEEGDFLGLVGPNGSGKTTLLHLMLGLHEADEGSVELFGRPIEEFDDGGRIGYVSQKATSRGGAMPVTVRECVTMGRFAHAGRGRLSDADRAAVADAIETVGIGDLTDRLVSELSGGQKQRAYIARALASDADLLALDEPTVGVDAESRDAFYALLDDLNDEGITIILIEHDIGVVTDRANRIACINTELYHHGDTESFVESDALAEAYGTTGQVVHHHH; this is translated from the coding sequence GTGAGCGCAATCGTCGACCTCGACGGCGTAACCTTCTCCTACGGCGATACCGTCGCCGTGAGAGACGTCTCCCTCACCGTCGAGGAGGGGGACTTCCTCGGACTCGTCGGCCCGAACGGCTCCGGGAAGACCACCCTCCTCCACCTCATGCTCGGTCTCCACGAGGCGGACGAGGGGTCGGTCGAGCTGTTCGGGCGCCCGATCGAGGAGTTCGACGACGGCGGTCGGATCGGCTACGTCTCACAGAAGGCGACGAGCCGCGGCGGCGCGATGCCGGTCACGGTCCGCGAGTGCGTCACCATGGGCCGGTTCGCGCACGCCGGACGGGGGCGCCTCTCGGACGCCGACCGCGCCGCCGTCGCGGACGCCATCGAGACGGTGGGTATCGGTGATCTGACCGACCGGCTCGTCTCGGAGCTGTCCGGCGGGCAGAAGCAGCGCGCGTACATCGCGCGGGCCCTCGCGAGCGACGCGGACCTGCTCGCGCTCGACGAGCCGACGGTCGGCGTCGACGCCGAGTCGCGCGACGCGTTCTACGCCCTCCTCGACGATCTCAACGACGAGGGTATCACGATCATCCTCATCGAGCACGACATCGGCGTCGTCACCGACCGCGCGAACCGCATCGCCTGTATCAACACCGAGCTGTACCACCACGGGGACACCGAGTCGTTCGTCGAGAGCGACGCCCTCGCCGAGGCGTACGGGACGACCGGACAGGTCGTCCACCACCACCACTGA
- a CDS encoding metal ABC transporter solute-binding protein, Zn/Mn family: MTHSRRSVLRRGAGLAVAGTAASLAGCSGAADGGSEGFDSGYAAFFTLNDWANEVAGENASFEDPVDVGQLGHGWTPDGTLAADVAVTDAFVYLDSPEFSWAQDLAATLESDYDSVAVIDGLDGLEGDLLDWDHSHGGEGVGHDEGSGDHAGDDGAHEDDRQHDPHVWVDPVFAADIVDTIATGLGEADPDHADAYAANAEEYAAELDAVDSAFQSIADEATRDVAVLAGHNSFQYLEARYGFRLRSPVGVSPQNEPTQSEIADTIELVDAEGIDVVLYDRFQSPRLAESIVENSDATEAVPVTPAGGTTREWNDAGYGYLEQMTEINVPAFERAFGAQ, from the coding sequence ATGACTCACTCACGGCGGTCGGTGCTGCGGCGGGGCGCCGGGCTCGCGGTCGCGGGGACGGCCGCGTCGCTGGCCGGGTGTTCCGGCGCCGCGGACGGCGGGTCCGAGGGGTTCGACTCCGGCTACGCCGCCTTCTTCACCCTCAACGACTGGGCGAACGAGGTCGCGGGCGAGAACGCGAGCTTCGAGGACCCGGTCGACGTGGGGCAGCTCGGTCACGGGTGGACGCCGGACGGGACCCTCGCGGCGGACGTCGCCGTGACGGACGCGTTCGTCTACCTCGACAGCCCGGAGTTCTCGTGGGCGCAGGACCTGGCCGCGACGCTGGAGAGCGACTACGACTCCGTCGCCGTCATCGACGGGCTGGACGGGCTCGAAGGCGACCTGCTCGACTGGGACCACTCGCACGGCGGCGAGGGGGTGGGCCACGACGAGGGGAGCGGAGATCACGCGGGCGACGACGGGGCCCACGAAGACGACCGCCAGCACGACCCGCACGTCTGGGTCGATCCGGTGTTCGCCGCCGACATCGTCGACACGATCGCGACCGGACTGGGCGAGGCGGACCCGGACCACGCCGACGCGTACGCCGCGAACGCCGAGGAGTACGCCGCGGAACTCGACGCGGTCGACTCGGCCTTCCAGTCGATCGCCGACGAGGCCACTCGCGACGTGGCGGTGCTCGCGGGCCACAACTCGTTTCAGTACCTGGAGGCGCGCTACGGCTTCCGGCTTCGCTCGCCGGTCGGCGTCTCGCCGCAGAACGAGCCGACGCAGTCGGAGATCGCCGACACGATCGAACTCGTCGACGCCGAGGGGATCGACGTCGTGCTGTACGACCGCTTCCAGTCGCCCCGGCTCGCCGAGTCGATCGTCGAGAACAGCGACGCGACGGAGGCGGTCCCCGTCACGCCTGCCGGCGGGACGACGCGGGAGTGGAACGACGCCGGCTACGGCTACCTCGAACAGATGACCGAGATCAACGTCCCCGCCTTCGAGCGGGCGTTCGGCGCACAGTGA
- a CDS encoding aminoacyl-tRNA deacylase, whose product MHPRAAEFQERARDRYEVDVEVLEFDAGTETAAAAADAVGCETGAIASTIVVSLAGGERDGGLVAAVTSGANRLDLDAVAGHFGADAAEMGDPSRIREVVGWSIGGVPPIGHDAALQTVFDPTLTEYDTVYGAAGTPSAVFAVDPEMLAELADATVVDLTE is encoded by the coding sequence ATGCATCCACGCGCGGCGGAGTTCCAAGAGCGAGCCAGGGATCGGTACGAGGTCGACGTCGAGGTACTGGAGTTCGACGCGGGCACGGAGACGGCGGCCGCCGCGGCCGACGCCGTCGGCTGCGAGACGGGCGCCATCGCGTCGACCATCGTCGTCTCGCTCGCCGGTGGCGAACGCGACGGCGGCCTCGTCGCGGCGGTCACGAGCGGCGCGAATCGGCTGGACCTCGACGCGGTCGCCGGTCACTTCGGCGCCGACGCCGCCGAGATGGGCGACCCGAGCCGGATCCGGGAAGTCGTCGGCTGGAGCATCGGCGGCGTTCCGCCGATCGGTCACGACGCCGCGCTCCAGACCGTCTTCGACCCGACGCTCACCGAGTACGACACCGTCTACGGTGCCGCCGGGACGCCGAGCGCGGTGTTCGCGGTCGACCCCGAGATGCTCGCCGAACTCGCGGACGCGACCGTCGTCGACCTCACGGAGTGA
- a CDS encoding ribosome assembly factor SBDS, translated as MISLDEAVTARLESHGERFEVLIDPDAALAIKRGEFEGDLEEVIAAEDVFENASRGDRPAEEDLETVFGTTDPLEIIPEVVERGEIQITAEQRAEMQERKHNQLVTTITRNAVNPQMDDSPHPPERIERALEEAGFQIDPMEPVENQVDDALDALRPVIPIRFEEVTMAVQLPADYAGSGQAQIREFGDLEREEWQNDGSWVGVLTFPAGLQNDLYDLVNELTSGEGDARVIKDKDELRTR; from the coding sequence ATGATATCGCTCGACGAGGCCGTGACGGCCCGACTGGAGTCACACGGGGAGCGCTTCGAGGTCCTGATCGACCCCGACGCCGCGCTCGCGATCAAGCGCGGGGAGTTCGAGGGGGACCTCGAAGAGGTCATCGCGGCCGAGGACGTCTTCGAGAACGCCTCGCGGGGCGATCGACCGGCCGAGGAGGACTTAGAGACGGTCTTCGGCACCACGGACCCGCTCGAAATCATCCCCGAGGTCGTCGAGCGCGGGGAGATCCAGATCACCGCCGAGCAGCGCGCGGAGATGCAAGAGCGGAAGCACAACCAGCTCGTGACCACCATCACGCGAAACGCCGTGAACCCGCAGATGGACGACTCGCCGCACCCGCCCGAGCGGATCGAGCGCGCCTTGGAGGAGGCCGGCTTCCAGATCGACCCGATGGAGCCGGTCGAGAACCAGGTCGACGACGCGCTCGACGCGCTCCGACCGGTGATCCCGATCCGGTTCGAGGAGGTGACGATGGCGGTCCAGCTTCCCGCCGACTACGCGGGGTCCGGACAGGCGCAGATCCGCGAGTTCGGCGACTTAGAGCGAGAGGAGTGGCAGAACGACGGTTCGTGGGTGGGAGTCCTCACCTTCCCGGCTGGGCTCCAGAACGACCTCTACGACCTCGTCAACGAACTCACCTCGGGAGAGGGCGACGCCCGCGTGATCAAGGACAAGGACGAACTGCGGACCCGCTGA
- a CDS encoding CRTAC1 family protein: MFTERSALVDDARPMRGYGVAVTPGRGGPLVFVAGYGEPNRLYAREDDRFSDTACGIVADGTRHGMGVCAADLDADGCEEVYVHNCARGVDGGDPDLLLSRLEADRYRWTDVFAREVNADRIDVRAGRSVAALDRLGTGRYGVAVSGYAAPLAFYELGDDGEVTDMAEAVGLEVEGGCRSLLAVPYRSREGDLFAGVEGGPNRLFSNRDGHYARTDGGPDLSDPGGDTRGAALVDEGGTFALAVGNESAPSRLLRCSPDGGYDDVAPDPLRDVGPVRTVVAADLDNDGREELFFNVCGAENRLFERVDRPDEPPEWEPVDLGAAAEPDGFGTGAVAADLDGDGALELLVVHGEVAAQPVTAYGDPDAPDAGWLRVRPTTRHGAPARGAVVTLETADGVQRRTIDAGGGCLCQTEPVAHFGLGSAEPLRVDVRWPDGRERTVVGPSADREMTVKHPSLKATDRDARTRR, encoded by the coding sequence ATGTTCACGGAGCGGTCCGCGCTCGTCGACGACGCGCGCCCGATGCGGGGGTACGGCGTCGCGGTGACGCCCGGCCGCGGCGGGCCGCTCGTCTTCGTCGCCGGTTACGGCGAGCCGAACCGGCTGTACGCCCGGGAGGACGACCGCTTCTCCGACACCGCCTGCGGCATCGTCGCCGACGGGACGCGCCACGGAATGGGGGTGTGCGCGGCCGACCTCGACGCCGACGGCTGCGAGGAGGTGTACGTCCACAACTGCGCGCGCGGCGTCGACGGCGGCGACCCCGACCTCCTCTTGAGCCGCCTGGAGGCCGACCGGTACCGCTGGACGGACGTCTTCGCCCGCGAGGTGAACGCCGACCGCATCGACGTCCGCGCCGGCCGGTCGGTCGCCGCCCTCGACCGGCTCGGGACCGGCCGGTACGGCGTCGCGGTCTCCGGCTACGCCGCCCCGCTCGCGTTCTACGAGCTGGGCGACGACGGCGAGGTGACCGACATGGCCGAGGCGGTCGGCTTAGAGGTCGAGGGGGGCTGCCGGTCGCTGCTCGCGGTCCCGTACCGCTCCCGCGAGGGCGACCTGTTCGCGGGCGTCGAAGGGGGGCCGAACCGGCTGTTCAGCAACCGCGACGGCCACTACGCCCGGACCGACGGCGGCCCCGACCTCTCGGACCCCGGCGGCGACACGCGCGGCGCCGCGCTCGTCGACGAGGGCGGGACGTTCGCGCTCGCGGTCGGCAACGAGTCGGCGCCGAGCCGCCTCCTCCGCTGTTCGCCGGACGGCGGCTACGACGACGTGGCCCCCGATCCGCTCCGCGACGTGGGTCCGGTCCGGACGGTCGTCGCCGCGGACCTCGACAACGACGGGCGAGAGGAGCTCTTCTTCAACGTCTGCGGCGCCGAGAACCGGCTGTTCGAGCGCGTGGACCGCCCCGACGAGCCGCCGGAGTGGGAGCCCGTCGACCTCGGCGCGGCCGCGGAGCCGGACGGGTTCGGCACCGGCGCGGTGGCGGCCGACCTCGACGGCGACGGCGCCCTCGAACTCCTCGTCGTCCACGGCGAGGTCGCCGCGCAGCCGGTGACCGCCTACGGGGACCCTGACGCGCCCGACGCCGGCTGGCTCCGCGTGCGGCCGACGACGCGCCACGGCGCGCCGGCGCGCGGCGCCGTCGTCACCTTAGAGACCGCCGACGGGGTCCAGCGGCGGACGATAGACGCGGGCGGCGGCTGCCTCTGTCAGACGGAGCCGGTCGCCCACTTCGGGCTCGGGAGCGCGGAGCCGCTGCGCGTGGACGTGCGGTGGCCGGACGGCCGCGAGCGGACCGTCGTCGGTCCGAGCGCGGACCGAGAGATGACCGTCAAACACCCGTCGCTGAAGGCGACCGACCGCGACGCGCGGACGCGGCGATAG
- a CDS encoding anaerobic glycerol-3-phosphate dehydrogenase subunit C, translating to MTRHTEDDGDAGDSNGTSEPSGWRDGGGENAGSGGCGCGEPTPGVPEAGRDEQPSIFVPDDGEVPDGGAEAASDADAVGAAERAATDGGVESASGGGESATGGTDSTELDPDAYDPVDVFPGGDLDLREGADSCYKCTSCDTSCPVAEVDDEFPGPKFQGPEQWRLKRKDDHDIDESITSCSNCMRCDDACPSSVPLSQMHNEARGQFVERQMEKLSVEYIRNRILANYRTSASLASKFPRTASFAMNFGPARWAMEKVMGIPKERDFPEFATETFREWWKARGGAQVENPDKRVAYFHGCYSNYNTPEVGKAMVRVYEHFGYEVMVPPQKCSGTPMFANGMLDDARRHAETNVENLVEAIGEGADVIASCTSCSMSLRQEYPELFDLHGIEDLAEHTFEALEYLRIHEDLEGELDAAGGLDDERAFAYHAPCHARNQGLSRQAVETFRDVDGVTMEDVGDSCSGISGTYGWKEEKYEKSMEIGAEMFEHMEDAEGEVGMTECPTCAMQMEHGTGYEIEHPLQLLEDALGA from the coding sequence ATGACACGACACACCGAGGACGACGGCGACGCGGGGGATTCGAACGGGACGAGCGAACCGAGCGGCTGGCGCGACGGGGGCGGAGAGAACGCCGGCTCCGGAGGCTGCGGCTGCGGTGAGCCGACTCCCGGCGTCCCCGAGGCCGGACGCGACGAGCAGCCGTCGATATTCGTCCCCGACGACGGGGAGGTCCCGGACGGCGGCGCGGAGGCGGCCTCGGACGCGGACGCCGTCGGCGCCGCGGAGCGCGCCGCCACCGACGGCGGCGTCGAGAGCGCGTCGGGCGGGGGCGAGAGCGCGACCGGCGGAACCGACTCGACCGAGCTCGATCCGGACGCGTACGACCCGGTCGACGTGTTCCCGGGCGGCGACCTCGACCTCCGCGAGGGGGCCGACTCCTGTTACAAGTGTACGAGCTGCGACACCTCCTGTCCGGTGGCGGAGGTCGACGACGAGTTCCCCGGCCCGAAGTTCCAGGGCCCCGAGCAGTGGCGGCTCAAGCGGAAGGACGACCACGACATCGACGAGTCGATCACCTCCTGCTCGAACTGTATGCGCTGCGACGACGCCTGTCCCTCCTCCGTGCCGCTCTCGCAGATGCACAACGAGGCGCGCGGGCAGTTCGTCGAGCGGCAGATGGAGAAGCTCTCCGTCGAGTACATTCGGAACCGTATCCTCGCCAACTACCGCACGTCGGCGAGCCTCGCGAGCAAGTTCCCGCGGACGGCGTCGTTCGCGATGAACTTCGGGCCCGCGCGGTGGGCGATGGAGAAGGTGATGGGGATCCCCAAGGAGCGCGACTTCCCCGAGTTCGCCACGGAGACGTTCCGCGAATGGTGGAAGGCGCGCGGCGGGGCGCAGGTGGAGAACCCCGACAAGCGCGTGGCGTACTTCCACGGCTGCTACTCCAACTACAACACTCCCGAGGTCGGTAAGGCGATGGTCCGCGTCTACGAGCACTTCGGCTACGAGGTCATGGTGCCGCCCCAGAAGTGTTCGGGCACGCCGATGTTCGCGAACGGGATGTTGGACGACGCGCGCCGCCACGCCGAGACGAACGTCGAGAACCTCGTGGAGGCCATCGGCGAGGGCGCCGACGTGATCGCCTCCTGTACCTCCTGCTCGATGTCGCTGCGTCAGGAGTACCCCGAGCTGTTCGACCTCCACGGGATCGAGGACCTCGCCGAGCACACCTTCGAGGCGCTGGAGTACCTCCGGATCCACGAGGACTTAGAGGGCGAACTCGACGCGGCCGGCGGGCTCGACGACGAGCGCGCGTTCGCGTACCACGCGCCGTGTCACGCCCGCAACCAGGGGCTCTCCCGGCAGGCGGTCGAGACGTTCCGCGACGTCGACGGCGTGACGATGGAGGACGTCGGCGACTCCTGTTCGGGCATCTCCGGCACCTACGGCTGGAAGGAGGAGAAGTACGAGAAGTCGATGGAGATCGGCGCGGAGATGTTCGAACACATGGAGGACGCCGAGGGCGAGGTCGGGATGACGGAGTGTCCGACCTGCGCGATGCAGATGGAACACGGCACCGGCTACGAGATCGAACACCCCCTCCAGCTGCTGGAGGACGCGCTCGGCGCGTAG